From a single Georhizobium profundi genomic region:
- a CDS encoding lysozyme, which translates to MRVDYAVAMEVAAHEALVRQAYKDSEGVLTWCVGMTNATGHRVERYIGKPQTLQHCMNIYAWALTNYAEQVREVFKDRPLTQAQFAAAVSFHWNTGAIRTATWVRYWLRGDIERARTAFMNWITPKSLAARRAKERDLFFDGKWTNNGTMLEYTRVTSRMTPDWGSGKRINVEDELRLAFAGTVDVVLDQQPDPDAVPAAPTLTPSDDEPDASAVPVPKPRPDEEAPMPAPIGHDGGPILDPQISRQAPSPVAQSAKAVGAAKWAAIAGALWTAVVAADVLPPAFTTPEFIAAVTAAIGAVAGAVGSYRAPKNAEPG; encoded by the coding sequence ATGCGCGTTGATTACGCCGTGGCGATGGAAGTCGCTGCGCATGAGGCACTCGTGCGCCAAGCCTACAAGGACAGCGAGGGTGTGTTGACCTGGTGCGTCGGCATGACCAACGCGACCGGCCATCGGGTCGAACGCTACATCGGCAAGCCGCAGACCCTTCAGCACTGCATGAACATCTATGCGTGGGCTCTGACAAACTATGCCGAGCAGGTGAGGGAGGTTTTCAAGGACCGGCCTCTGACACAGGCACAGTTCGCCGCGGCTGTGTCGTTTCACTGGAACACCGGCGCCATCAGGACCGCGACCTGGGTGCGTTACTGGCTGCGCGGCGACATCGAGCGGGCGCGGACGGCATTCATGAACTGGATCACTCCGAAGAGCCTCGCCGCGCGCCGTGCGAAGGAGCGTGACCTGTTCTTCGATGGCAAATGGACGAACAACGGCACTATGCTGGAATACACCCGCGTCACGTCGCGGATGACGCCCGACTGGGGCAGCGGCAAGCGCATCAATGTCGAGGACGAATTGCGGCTCGCTTTCGCCGGAACCGTCGATGTGGTTCTCGACCAGCAGCCGGATCCCGACGCAGTGCCGGCGGCGCCGACGCTCACGCCCAGTGATGACGAGCCGGACGCGAGTGCCGTTCCCGTTCCCAAACCACGACCTGATGAGGAGGCGCCCATGCCTGCACCCATTGGCCACGATGGTGGCCCGATACTCGACCCGCAGATCTCGCGCCAAGCACCGTCGCCTGTCGCACAATCCGCGAAGGCTGTCGGCGCCGCGAAGTGGGCAGCGATCGCCGGCGCGCTCTGGACGGCCGTCGTTGCAGCCGATGTGCTGCCACCGGCCTTCACGACGCCGGAGTTTATCGCAGCCGTCACGGCAGCGATCGGAGCTGTCGCCGGCGCTGTCGGTAGCTACCGCGCTCCGAAAAACGCGGAGCCGGGCTGA
- a CDS encoding DUF6894 family protein, with protein MSIPMPRYFFDVIDAAGVHRDREGQLFPTAQAADDEALIALLDIAREDMLKRRTGSLRIDVRNTQNNSITRKFLDVHQDVIEG; from the coding sequence ATGAGCATTCCCATGCCACGGTATTTCTTTGACGTCATTGACGCGGCAGGCGTCCATCGCGATCGGGAAGGACAGTTGTTCCCCACCGCACAAGCTGCTGACGATGAAGCACTTATCGCCCTGTTGGATATCGCCCGCGAGGACATGCTAAAGCGCCGAACGGGCAGCTTGCGCATTGATGTTCGCAATACTCAAAACAACTCGATCACGCGGAAATTTTTGGACGTTCATCAAGATGTGATCGAAGGCTAA
- a CDS encoding Crp/Fnr family transcriptional regulator gives MTWLLWQLTVLDGAVARTWMTCLGRRRAEAALAHLICELLTRLRRLGAAPSNRFHIPATQTDLADMLGVSTVHVNRSLAELRARRLLTWSRHEVHVLDFERLALIADFDNSYLEPGNPMPKYFQQFVTS, from the coding sequence TTGACCTGGCTGCTGTGGCAGCTCACCGTTCTCGATGGTGCAGTTGCTAGAACCTGGATGACCTGCCTCGGCCGACGACGCGCCGAAGCTGCTCTAGCCCACCTCATTTGCGAACTGCTTACGCGGCTTCGGCGGTTGGGGGCAGCGCCCAGTAACCGCTTTCATATTCCTGCGACACAAACAGATCTTGCCGATATGCTCGGAGTGTCGACAGTTCACGTCAATCGCAGTCTTGCTGAATTGCGGGCGCGCCGCCTGCTCACATGGTCCCGCCATGAAGTTCATGTTCTAGACTTTGAGAGGCTCGCCCTTATAGCCGACTTCGACAACTCCTATCTGGAGCCCGGTAATCCTATGCCCAAGTATTTTCAGCAGTTTGTCACCTCATAA